One genomic window of Leptospira paudalimensis includes the following:
- a CDS encoding patatin-like phospholipase family protein: MIELIFPKKYSALCLKSAFFGFFAHTGFVRGLQEIGFKPAIVTGSSSGAMIGALYATGREMVDFESVVLGLKKKDFWEGNSLTLLGRLLKKGWNQSSGVLTGKSTRKILYPYLGNKKFSDLPIKLGIAVSNLSKNKRELITEGNVLDAVMASIAFPFLYEVQEFQGQEFLDGGIGDGEPIKELILDPSIDRIVIHQVNNNRPVSKNMMKRALDASVQIIETETEDLKTLLAKEKGKKLIRLETNTPYLSPNDFSKGKFALAEGRGTAYKHKAEILGDMELPIFGLFN; the protein is encoded by the coding sequence ATGATTGAACTGATTTTTCCTAAAAAATATTCGGCGTTATGTTTAAAGTCTGCTTTTTTTGGTTTTTTTGCTCACACAGGTTTTGTAAGAGGTTTGCAAGAAATTGGATTTAAGCCAGCCATCGTCACTGGATCAAGTTCAGGTGCCATGATTGGTGCACTATATGCCACTGGAAGAGAGATGGTTGATTTTGAATCCGTTGTATTGGGTCTCAAAAAGAAAGATTTTTGGGAAGGTAATTCCTTAACCTTACTTGGTCGCCTCTTAAAAAAAGGATGGAACCAGTCAAGTGGAGTTTTAACAGGGAAATCAACTCGCAAAATCTTATATCCATACTTGGGAAATAAAAAATTTTCTGATCTGCCTATCAAATTGGGAATTGCTGTTTCTAACTTATCTAAGAACAAAAGAGAGTTAATCACTGAAGGGAATGTATTAGATGCGGTAATGGCATCCATTGCTTTTCCCTTCCTTTATGAAGTGCAAGAATTCCAAGGACAAGAGTTTTTAGATGGCGGTATTGGTGATGGCGAACCTATTAAAGAATTAATTTTAGATCCAAGCATTGATCGAATAGTCATCCATCAAGTTAATAATAATAGGCCAGTTAGTAAAAATATGATGAAGCGAGCGTTAGATGCTTCTGTGCAAATTATTGAAACCGAAACTGAGGATTTGAAAACACTTTTAGCAAAAGAGAAGGGTAAAAAATTAATCCGATTAGAAACAAATACTCCTTATTTATCTCCCAATGATTTTTCGAAAGGTAAGTTTGCTTTAGCAGAAGGGCGAGGTACTGCGTATAAACATAAAGCCGAGATTTTGGGTGATATGGAATTGCCCATATTTGGATTGTTTAATTAA